The Salegentibacter mishustinae genome includes a window with the following:
- the hpf gene encoding ribosome hibernation-promoting factor, HPF/YfiA family — MEAIYQFVKLEKSEALQEFAQKKLDKLEVKYDFIVKAQVYFKKEEAQDPNGFICNIKLSVPGPQIFAESNKDSFESATAETVKDLDKQLAKKKSQMRTHSN; from the coding sequence ATGGAAGCAATATATCAATTTGTAAAACTCGAAAAAAGCGAGGCCTTACAGGAATTCGCACAGAAAAAATTAGATAAACTGGAAGTGAAATACGATTTTATCGTTAAAGCACAGGTTTATTTTAAAAAGGAAGAAGCACAGGATCCAAACGGATTTATTTGTAATATTAAATTAAGTGTTCCTGGCCCTCAAATTTTTGCTGAATCTAATAAAGATTCTTTTGAATCAGCTACGGCAGAAACAGTTAAAGATCTTGATAAGCAATTGGCCAAAAAGAAAAGCCAGATGAGAACACATTCTAATTAA
- a CDS encoding DUF4251 domain-containing protein — MKGFIFNLLLIISLFVFQGCGSSMNSAKVTKTKQLVDSRKFEIQHEWVNPMSGNRINLIGNPNFIRLKKDSVNLFLPFFGERFAGGGYNDEGGIIYNGPLKDLEVNSDKKDTQIIKFSTKQDTEDLDFTITVYPEGDVNTRVNSSHRSFISYQGKIGELKERDD, encoded by the coding sequence ATGAAAGGCTTCATATTTAATTTACTTCTTATAATATCATTATTTGTATTTCAGGGCTGCGGTAGCAGTATGAATTCAGCTAAGGTTACTAAAACCAAACAATTAGTTGATAGTCGAAAATTTGAAATACAACATGAATGGGTAAATCCGATGTCTGGGAATCGAATTAACCTGATTGGAAATCCTAATTTTATAAGATTAAAAAAAGATTCGGTGAATTTGTTTCTGCCATTTTTTGGAGAACGTTTTGCCGGTGGCGGGTACAATGATGAAGGAGGTATAATTTATAATGGTCCATTAAAAGATCTCGAAGTAAATAGTGATAAGAAAGATACACAGATAATTAAATTTTCTACCAAACAAGATACTGAAGATCTCGATTTCACTATTACGGTTTATCCTGAAGGAGATGTTAATACCCGGGTCAATAGTAGCCATAGATCATTTATTTCTTACCAGGGCAAAATAGGTGAGCTTAAAGAAAGGGATGATTAG
- a CDS encoding AraC family transcriptional regulator: MEDILKVESIAQYNALKEIKTRHPLITSFDSGTAKPLSSGKFSFEFYAIFLKGVNCGELKYGRNTYDYEEGTMVFMGPGQVVGIKSAKDYNPKGFALLFHPDFIKGTPLASKIHTYSFFSYDLNEALHLSEKEQQIITELFLKIDYELDQNIDKHSKTIITSNIELLLNYCERFYDRQFITRENLNQGIVSKFEGLLNDYFQSENPQKYGLPSVGYFANHLNLSANYFGDLVKKETGKSAMDHIHLKLIDVAKDRIFDTDSSISQIAYELGFKYPQHFNRMFKKNTGHTPNEYRNLN; encoded by the coding sequence ATGGAAGATATATTGAAAGTTGAAAGTATTGCCCAATACAATGCTCTTAAAGAGATTAAAACCAGGCATCCTTTAATCACATCTTTTGATAGCGGAACAGCAAAACCCTTGTCAAGTGGGAAGTTTAGCTTTGAGTTTTATGCGATCTTTTTGAAGGGAGTGAACTGTGGTGAATTGAAATACGGTAGAAATACTTATGATTACGAAGAAGGAACCATGGTTTTTATGGGACCAGGCCAGGTTGTAGGTATTAAAAGTGCCAAGGATTATAACCCAAAAGGTTTCGCCCTATTATTTCATCCTGATTTTATCAAAGGCACACCGCTTGCAAGCAAGATTCATACGTATTCCTTCTTTTCCTACGACCTTAATGAGGCCCTGCATTTATCTGAAAAAGAGCAGCAGATCATTACCGAATTATTCCTGAAGATAGATTACGAACTCGATCAAAATATTGATAAACACAGTAAAACTATCATTACCAGTAATATTGAATTATTGCTTAATTATTGTGAACGATTCTATGACCGGCAATTTATAACCCGAGAAAATTTGAATCAGGGTATAGTGTCCAAATTTGAAGGTTTACTGAATGATTATTTTCAGTCTGAAAACCCTCAGAAATACGGCCTGCCTTCTGTTGGTTATTTTGCTAATCATCTAAATCTTTCTGCAAATTACTTCGGAGACCTGGTGAAAAAGGAAACCGGTAAATCGGCTATGGATCATATTCATTTGAAATTAATTGATGTTGCTAAAGACCGGATTTTCGATACCGATAGCTCCATTAGCCAGATCGCTTATGAATTAGGATTTAAATACCCTCAGCACTTCAACAGGATGTTTAAGAAAAATACTGGTCATACTCCAAATGAGTACAGGAATTTGAATTAG
- a CDS encoding aldo/keto reductase produces the protein MENRDSNSFQNGKSFSRRKFLSSSTIAGVGLSLNPFSMWANTKGNDTSQGKINKSQQQNINPDKRRLGNLEVSPLGLGALSVVGFYTGRVRDQYKVNKLYREAYDNGVTFFDTAEVYGPLISERQIGEAVEPFRKDVKIATKFGFDINPETGERGGLDSNPKTIRRAVEGMLKRLRTDYIDLLYQHRVDPNVPIEDVAGTVQDLMKEGKVLHWGLSEPGLNTIRRAHAVEPLTAIQNEYSPWTRNPESDVLPLCEELGIGFVPWCPLGYGFFADAINENTRFSEGDFRTILPRTTPENIPQNLQILYYIEEWGLRKNATPAQITLAWLLAQKPWIVPIPGTSNSVHLRENLRANEISFSKEELKEFDLGLSKIEIVGAQNAEPVMAAMGVEAPIKK, from the coding sequence ATGGAAAATAGAGATTCTAATAGTTTTCAGAATGGGAAAAGCTTTAGCCGAAGGAAATTTTTAAGTAGTTCTACTATAGCTGGTGTTGGGCTTAGTTTGAATCCGTTTTCAATGTGGGCAAATACAAAAGGTAATGACACAAGCCAGGGAAAGATTAATAAATCTCAACAACAGAATATAAATCCGGATAAAAGAAGACTTGGAAATCTGGAGGTTTCTCCACTTGGTCTAGGAGCCCTTTCTGTGGTTGGGTTTTATACTGGCAGGGTTCGCGATCAATACAAGGTAAATAAGCTTTATCGGGAAGCTTATGACAATGGAGTTACATTTTTTGATACCGCAGAGGTCTACGGACCATTGATCAGTGAAAGACAGATAGGTGAAGCGGTTGAGCCGTTTAGGAAAGATGTGAAGATCGCTACAAAGTTCGGTTTCGATATTAATCCTGAGACCGGCGAACGAGGAGGATTAGATAGTAATCCAAAAACCATTCGCAGAGCCGTGGAAGGTATGCTGAAAAGGCTAAGAACCGATTATATAGACCTGCTATATCAACACCGGGTAGATCCTAATGTTCCAATTGAAGATGTTGCTGGTACTGTTCAGGATTTGATGAAAGAAGGAAAGGTGCTTCATTGGGGATTATCTGAACCAGGATTAAATACGATTCGTCGTGCTCACGCCGTGGAACCACTTACCGCGATCCAGAATGAATATTCTCCCTGGACGCGCAATCCAGAATCTGATGTGTTGCCCCTTTGTGAAGAATTGGGAATAGGTTTCGTACCATGGTGTCCCCTGGGTTATGGTTTTTTTGCCGATGCTATTAACGAAAATACCAGGTTTTCTGAAGGTGATTTTCGCACCATTCTACCACGAACAACTCCTGAAAACATACCACAAAACCTCCAAATTCTTTACTATATTGAGGAATGGGGTCTTCGAAAAAATGCAACACCAGCGCAAATAACCTTAGCCTGGTTACTGGCTCAAAAGCCCTGGATAGTTCCAATTCCCGGAACCTCTAATTCTGTGCACCTCAGGGAAAATTTAAGAGCTAATGAAATTTCATTCAGTAAGGAAGAATTAAAGGAATTTGATCTGGGTCTGTCTAAAATTGAAATTGTAGGAGCACAAAATGCAGAGCCTGTTATGGCTGCTATGGGGGTTGAAGCACCAATAAAGAAATAG